Within the Leptospira johnsonii genome, the region TAGATATGATCTGGACAGCCGAAAATGTATTAAAGGAAATCATAATATACAATTGGGAGAAGTAAAGGTTATCGAACATCCTCTGGCCTGGATGTTGGCCTTTGGAGTGTATGCCGATTTTACATTGAGCGAATCTAGTTTTCCCACATTCGATTATTGTGATCGGGTCTATATAGATCCTTCTAAGGGGAATTTAAGAATAATAGAGAGAAGAAAAAAGATCACTGTATCTTCTCCTTTTGCTCTAGTTTGGGAGAAGGGTTACTGTGTTTTAGAACCGGCGGAGACAGATTCGAAAGGTATTGTGATAGACCACCAAGTGGAATATCCGGGAACTACGGTCGGAAAGTCCAGGATCGTAACTGAACTTACTCCCGAAAATTTTTCTTATTTTGGAGACGCGAGAACCACTGCGTTCCGTAACAAAAAGGACGCGGAAAGTTTTTACCAGATCGGACTTTCAGGCGGATTAAAAGATTATCCCTTCACTTTGGAAAACGTATTACTTTTGGATGAAGATAAAATTTATAATATTCGAGACAAATTTAATGATCCAAGGTCGGATTATAATTACGAATTCATCTGTCATGAATTGATAGATATCATTTCATGGTTACGTTTCGTGGAAGAAAAATATGAAGGAAAATTTTTCGGAAAGATGACAACCTTCCTTTTTGATCATCATAAACAGATAGATATTGCCCAATTTTCTTGCGATCCCGAAGAATTGGAAAAATATGGTATCCGGATCGGAAATTAATTTCAGGCAAATGATTTCCAAAGGCCTAAAACTACTTGTAATAGAAACGGTTTCGTTTTAAAAAAATCAAAACGGTCAAAATTTTTTTTAAAGAGGTTTCCAATGCGGATCGGAATATTACCGCTCTTATTTATCCTAGTGATCGCCGTAAACTGCGTAGCGTTAAACACAACTGGATTAACGAATCGTTATAAAGGAAGCGAGGCAAAGGATAAAATAGAAGAGGCGGCAACTGTCGCGGCTCAATTGTATGCAATCGGGACCGGGGACTTTTCAGGCTCCACATATTTGAATAATATATATCTTCCACCAATTCTGGCAGGGATTAAACCCGGCGAATATTACGCTAAGGAAGATGTGAATGCCTGTGTGGACGAGATCAAATTGTTCGGGGCCTTGAAGCTTCAACCGTCCATTGCGGTTCTGTTCGGGCAATGCTCGAATTTACAGCCTGACAATAATGTCTACGGAAATGTAAACTAAGCTTTCTTTTCACCATCTCCTCGGCTTCCTCGGAAGCTGGGGAGAAATTTCCCTCAGTAAAAGGCTTTTCACGGGGTCCGTCCCGCTGGACTTTGTTTTTAGCAATGTCCGATCGCCAACAATTCATCCGCAATTTCTCAATTATAGCCCATATTGACCATGGTAAGTCCACTTTAGCGGACAGACTTTTGGAAATAGGCCGGATCACTGATGATCGGACAAAAAAAGACCAGATCCTGGACTCCATGGATATAGAAAGGGAAAGAGGGATCACGATCAAGGCGAACAACGCCACGTTCAATTATACCGCAGCCGACGGTAATACTTATACGATGAACCTGATCGATACTCCCGGCCACGTGGATTTTACCTACGAAGTTTCCAGATCCTTAAAAGCATGCGAAGGAGTTTTACTCATAGTAGATGCAAGCCAAGGAGTAGAGGCCCAAACTTTAGCAAACCTATATCTTGCTATGGAACAAGACCTAGCTATTATACCTGTCATGAATAAGGTGGATCTTCCCGCAGCAGATGTAGAGAAGACCAAACTTCAGATCGAGGACAGTTTAGGTTTGGACGCGGAGAATGCTGTGGCGATTTCCGCAAAAACAGGACTGAACGTCCAAGCAGTCTTAGAAGCAATTACAAAACAAATTCCTCCTCCTAAAGGAGATCCAAAAGGTCCGCTGAAAGCGCTTATCTACGATTCATACTTCGATCCCTACATGGGAGTTGTGATCAAGATCCGAGTATTCGACGGAACAGTGAAGAAAGGGGACCGTATCCTTTTGATGAGTAGCCAAAAGGATTTTACAGTCAACGAAGTCGGTATCAAGGGAATTACTTTGACTCCTACAGATTCTCTCACAGCTGGAGAAGTCGGATATATCATCGCAGGTATCAAAAAAGTTTCCGATGCAAGAACAGGAGATACAGTTACCTTATTCTCCAATCAAAGTGCTGAAGCGGTGCCAGGTTATAAAGATGCAAAACCTATGGTGTTTGCAGGACTTTTTCCGATCGCAGGAGAACAATTCGAAGAATTAGTAGATGCGATCGAAAAGATGAAACTGAACGATGCGGCTCTTGTCTATGAAAAAGAAAGTTCTGCTGCATTAGGGTTCGGATTCAGGGTAGGATACCTGGGACTCCTCCACATGGAGATCGTTCAGGAAAGATTAGAAAGAGAATTCAATCTTGACCTCATCACCACGGCTCCTTCCGTAAAATACACAATTAAGATGAAGAACGGAGAGGTTTTCGATATAGATAACCCTTCCAAATTCCCGGACCCTGTTTTTATAGATTCCACGGAAGAACCTTATGTGAAGGCATCTATCATCACTCCGAACGAGTATGTGGGAAATATCATGACCCTCGCGATCGACAAAAGAGGGGTTCAATTGGATACAGTGTATCTTTCTCAGGATAAGGTGCAGTTGACCTACGAGATTCCTCTCGCAGAGCTAATTTTCGAATTTTATGATAAACTAAAGTCTTTGACCAGAGGTTACGCTTCTTTGGATTATGAGCCTTGCGGTTATAAGGCCTCTAAACTGGTAAAAATGGATATCCTAGTGAACGGAGAATTTGTGGATGCACTCTCCATGATAGTTCACAGTTCCAAGGCCGAAGCCAGAGGTAGAGAGATCATTGAAAAACTGAAGGAAATCATCCCTAGACACCAGTTTATGATCCCGATCCAAGCTGCTGTCGGAGGTAAAATTCTTGCCAGAGAAAGTATCTCCGCTCTTAGAAAGAACGTAACTGCTAAATGTTACGGTGGGGATATTACTCGTAAGAAAAAACTTTTAGAGAAGCAGAAAGAAGGA harbors:
- a CDS encoding UDP-3-O-acyl-N-acetylglucosamine deacetylase; translated protein: MKVLTQISEIKDLVSDRNPEIVHLPPEFSENSEVDTDYSYTIQKEFQVEGKATFENKESIVKVSPVRNRRSGFSWNGTRYDLDSRKCIKGNHNIQLGEVKVIEHPLAWMLAFGVYADFTLSESSFPTFDYCDRVYIDPSKGNLRIIERRKKITVSSPFALVWEKGYCVLEPAETDSKGIVIDHQVEYPGTTVGKSRIVTELTPENFSYFGDARTTAFRNKKDAESFYQIGLSGGLKDYPFTLENVLLLDEDKIYNIRDKFNDPRSDYNYEFICHELIDIISWLRFVEEKYEGKFFGKMTTFLFDHHKQIDIAQFSCDPEELEKYGIRIGN
- a CDS encoding TIGR04452 family lipoprotein, which gives rise to MRIGILPLLFILVIAVNCVALNTTGLTNRYKGSEAKDKIEEAATVAAQLYAIGTGDFSGSTYLNNIYLPPILAGIKPGEYYAKEDVNACVDEIKLFGALKLQPSIAVLFGQCSNLQPDNNVYGNVN
- the lepA gene encoding translation elongation factor 4, which gives rise to MSDRQQFIRNFSIIAHIDHGKSTLADRLLEIGRITDDRTKKDQILDSMDIERERGITIKANNATFNYTAADGNTYTMNLIDTPGHVDFTYEVSRSLKACEGVLLIVDASQGVEAQTLANLYLAMEQDLAIIPVMNKVDLPAADVEKTKLQIEDSLGLDAENAVAISAKTGLNVQAVLEAITKQIPPPKGDPKGPLKALIYDSYFDPYMGVVIKIRVFDGTVKKGDRILLMSSQKDFTVNEVGIKGITLTPTDSLTAGEVGYIIAGIKKVSDARTGDTVTLFSNQSAEAVPGYKDAKPMVFAGLFPIAGEQFEELVDAIEKMKLNDAALVYEKESSAALGFGFRVGYLGLLHMEIVQERLEREFNLDLITTAPSVKYTIKMKNGEVFDIDNPSKFPDPVFIDSTEEPYVKASIITPNEYVGNIMTLAIDKRGVQLDTVYLSQDKVQLTYEIPLAELIFEFYDKLKSLTRGYASLDYEPCGYKASKLVKMDILVNGEFVDALSMIVHSSKAEARGREIIEKLKEIIPRHQFMIPIQAAVGGKILARESISALRKNVTAKCYGGDITRKKKLLEKQKEGKKRMKQIGNVEIPQEAFLAVLKTGD